A stretch of Rhizobium sp. TH2 DNA encodes these proteins:
- a CDS encoding helix-turn-helix domain-containing protein — protein MHASKSVAMKMLCTPVQVRAARVLLGWSQQKLADEADVSRSTLALVERGDNLANNASRERIQRALEKAGLEFLPPDATKGSGIRYANHQTERDVG, from the coding sequence ATGCATGCAAGCAAGTCAGTTGCCATGAAGATGCTATGCACTCCAGTTCAGGTTCGAGCTGCTCGGGTCCTTCTTGGCTGGAGTCAGCAGAAGCTTGCGGACGAGGCAGACGTCTCCCGCAGCACGCTCGCCCTCGTAGAGCGTGGAGACAACCTGGCGAACAATGCATCACGGGAGCGCATTCAACGCGCCCTGGAGAAAGCGGGTCTCGAATTTCTCCCGCCTGATGCGACGAAAGGTTCGGGTATCAGGTACGCGAACCATCAGACTGAAAGAGACGTCGGCTAG
- a CDS encoding AAA family ATPase, giving the protein MRSSRSGAKFLVTPIRETRLSDNSAYNRGVVNGFLESLDGLNRRDGVLVIATTNEVDVIDPAILRAGRIDTHIEITLPDAEARFGILERYLGLSIPDGDKPTIERATERNSGADLEVLARKAHRLARAAGVATSIDHLFKALPKVMALPVERHRANALHEAGHAVIGLAVGRTIVDAWLSDTYSEDRQLQSMGMVRFETQRLHRRTCEVIFGELLIALAGIAAEIVITGWHDEGAAGVIGSDLEMATRLATTLEAVNAMGDTLVSEPYRGESELRRIRQTNSIIWQRVEKTLHMALDQAKALIRENLEPMHAIAQELLRAKALTGDEIHTLLSNKSLAIAMVEAPASDGLRRSA; this is encoded by the coding sequence GTGAGGTCTTCACGCTCCGGGGCGAAGTTTCTGGTCACCCCCATCCGTGAAACGCGGCTCTCTGACAATTCCGCCTACAATCGTGGGGTCGTCAACGGCTTCCTCGAGTCCTTGGACGGGTTGAACAGACGTGACGGGGTTCTGGTGATCGCAACGACCAACGAGGTTGACGTAATCGATCCTGCCATTCTTCGGGCGGGGCGTATCGACACGCATATCGAAATTACATTGCCGGACGCGGAAGCTCGTTTCGGAATCCTGGAGCGTTATCTCGGCCTCTCTATCCCCGACGGCGACAAACCGACCATCGAAAGGGCTACGGAACGTAATTCCGGTGCAGACCTAGAAGTGCTCGCTCGAAAAGCGCACCGTCTCGCAAGGGCCGCCGGCGTGGCCACGTCGATCGACCATCTCTTCAAAGCGCTGCCCAAAGTAATGGCATTGCCTGTCGAGAGGCATCGCGCAAACGCGCTGCACGAAGCCGGCCATGCCGTCATCGGTTTAGCGGTTGGCCGCACGATTGTCGATGCATGGCTGAGCGATACCTACTCCGAGGACCGCCAGCTCCAGTCGATGGGCATGGTTCGGTTCGAAACCCAAAGGCTTCACCGCAGAACTTGCGAGGTAATTTTTGGCGAACTGCTGATCGCTTTGGCGGGAATCGCCGCGGAAATCGTGATCACTGGCTGGCATGATGAGGGCGCCGCGGGTGTGATTGGCTCGGACCTCGAAATGGCAACACGCCTCGCTACGACGCTGGAGGCGGTCAATGCAATGGGAGACACACTGGTATCCGAACCCTATCGTGGTGAGTCCGAGCTCAGACGCATTCGGCAGACGAATTCAATCATATGGCAGCGTGTTGAAAAGACACTTCACATGGCGCTCGACCAAGCCAAGGCTTTGATAAGGGAAAATCTGGAGCCCATGCATGCGATAGCCCAAGAGCTGCTGCGGGCTAAGGCCCTGACGGGAGATGAAATACACACGTTGCTGTCGAACAAGTCGCTTGCGATAGCAATGGTGGAAGCCCCCGCCAGCGACGGTCTGCGGAGGTCGGCATGA
- a CDS encoding GSU2403 family nucleotidyltransferase fold protein, whose protein sequence is MEGRTLKALSKAGVFRLRSVLIGSVAYQAYSGLLGFRLPCASLRTDDVDVAVDFGVSNNLDDTCDDIPEALREVEPSFFPKPHLNDQTMMATFKSSTDFQVEFLTTHRGSDEHTGHLSRLRSLGPHMAGVPLRYLDFLIKHPVRSMVLFESGIGVTIPAPERFAVHKLIVAASRRAGNPKILKDLAQASELISAHAEKGWIGKLELAWGEAWARGGSWRAKLANSLKKLDKTTQMLLPH, encoded by the coding sequence ATGGAGGGTCGTACTTTAAAGGCGCTCTCTAAGGCCGGCGTATTTCGTTTACGGTCAGTGCTGATCGGTTCGGTTGCCTATCAGGCTTACAGCGGGCTTCTTGGATTCCGTCTTCCCTGTGCCTCGCTTCGAACGGATGACGTGGACGTCGCCGTGGATTTTGGTGTTTCCAATAACCTCGACGACACTTGCGACGATATTCCGGAAGCCTTGCGAGAGGTTGAGCCCTCATTTTTCCCAAAGCCTCACCTAAATGACCAGACGATGATGGCGACGTTCAAATCCTCGACCGATTTTCAAGTCGAGTTTCTCACGACGCATAGGGGGTCGGACGAACATACAGGGCATTTGTCCCGTCTCCGCTCGCTCGGGCCGCACATGGCCGGTGTTCCGCTGCGATATCTAGATTTCCTTATCAAGCATCCCGTGCGATCGATGGTCCTCTTTGAATCCGGAATTGGCGTGACAATCCCAGCCCCAGAACGCTTCGCTGTCCACAAACTGATCGTCGCCGCGAGTCGGAGAGCCGGAAATCCCAAGATTTTGAAAGACTTGGCGCAGGCATCTGAGCTGATCAGTGCCCATGCTGAAAAAGGGTGGATCGGAAAGCTAGAGTTGGCTTGGGGGGAAGCATGGGCGCGAGGCGGTTCATGGCGAGCCAAACTCGCAAATTCGTTGAAGAAACTGGACAAAACAACGCAGATGCTTCTTCCCCATTGA
- a CDS encoding metallophosphoesterase, whose product MRLWIFSDLHLEFGWLGLEFEVPEADVCIVAGDIDVGGSTRSIEFLVEQIPPEMPVVFVAGNHEVYRSFLTDGLEAGMLKAAHHPNIHFLENGTVELGDLVIAGATLWTDFELMGSRDLAMRQCGELMNDYHAINWSKKPFSALRPMHAVRKHVESRRFLAGFLDENRDRKTVVVTHHAPSVKSIAPRFSESIYSAAFASDLEGMIADRGPDLWVHGHVHHKLDYRIGSTRVICNPRGYYGDANFADFDIGMVVEI is encoded by the coding sequence ATGAGGCTCTGGATTTTCTCCGATCTTCATCTTGAGTTTGGCTGGCTGGGTCTGGAATTCGAGGTTCCGGAAGCCGACGTCTGCATCGTGGCCGGCGACATTGACGTCGGAGGTTCGACTCGCAGCATAGAGTTCTTGGTCGAACAAATTCCACCCGAAATGCCGGTCGTTTTCGTCGCCGGGAACCACGAGGTCTACCGGTCGTTTTTAACCGACGGCCTCGAAGCGGGAATGTTGAAGGCCGCCCACCATCCCAACATCCACTTCCTGGAAAACGGGACTGTGGAACTCGGCGACCTGGTGATCGCCGGGGCGACGCTTTGGACAGACTTCGAGTTGATGGGGTCCAGGGACTTGGCGATGCGCCAATGCGGCGAACTCATGAATGACTACCATGCGATCAACTGGTCGAAGAAACCGTTTTCCGCTCTGAGGCCGATGCACGCGGTTCGGAAGCATGTCGAGAGCCGTAGGTTTTTGGCAGGCTTCCTCGACGAAAATCGCGACAGGAAAACAGTCGTAGTTACTCATCATGCCCCAAGCGTGAAATCCATCGCTCCCAGATTTTCTGAAAGCATCTATTCAGCTGCTTTCGCCTCCGATCTGGAGGGGATGATAGCCGATCGAGGTCCGGACCTTTGGGTGCACGGCCACGTCCATCATAAGCTGGACTACCGGATCGGCAGCACACGGGTCATCTGCAATCCGCGGGGATATTACGGCGACGCCAACTTCGCGGATTTCGATATCGGCATGGTGGTCGAGATATGA
- the iolE gene encoding myo-inosose-2 dehydratase: protein MNQSLSSLPQGVRLGVSPLSWANDVLEDLGANIPLETCLDDAAAIGYQGIELGRKFPRDAATLRPFLESRGLALASGWHSGELAERDVNAEMAAVAPHASLLRDMGSAVMVYGEVAMMTPGTPLDAPMSKRLVMPDDAVADYVLRLTEFSKRLRGQYGLRLAYHHHLMMVVETFDEVSALFDQAGSEVGLLLDTGHAVGAGFDYALLIERFGDRVAHIHLKDVRSRVMEPVRVGDLSFNEGVRRGMFTVPGDGDVDFGPVADFARSGGYQGWLIVEAEQDPDAAPPRPAVARAFNHILDQLR from the coding sequence CGCGAACATCCCGCTCGAGACCTGTCTGGATGATGCGGCCGCAATCGGCTACCAGGGCATTGAACTCGGGCGCAAGTTTCCTCGCGACGCCGCGACGCTTCGTCCATTTCTGGAATCGCGCGGTTTGGCGTTGGCTTCCGGGTGGCATTCGGGCGAACTGGCGGAGCGCGACGTTAATGCCGAGATGGCCGCGGTGGCCCCTCATGCCAGCCTTTTACGCGACATGGGCAGCGCGGTCATGGTCTACGGTGAGGTGGCGATGATGACGCCCGGCACGCCGCTCGACGCCCCCATGTCGAAGCGGCTGGTCATGCCTGACGACGCTGTCGCGGATTATGTGTTGCGCTTGACCGAATTCTCCAAGCGCCTTCGTGGGCAATACGGTCTTCGATTGGCCTACCACCATCATCTGATGATGGTAGTGGAAACATTCGACGAGGTTTCCGCGCTGTTCGACCAAGCGGGATCGGAAGTTGGCCTTCTCCTCGACACCGGGCACGCCGTCGGTGCCGGCTTCGATTATGCGTTGTTGATCGAACGCTTCGGCGACCGGGTCGCCCACATTCACCTGAAGGACGTTCGTAGTCGCGTTATGGAGCCGGTGCGCGTTGGCGACCTCAGCTTCAATGAAGGCGTGCGCCGAGGCATGTTCACCGTGCCGGGAGATGGTGACGTCGATTTCGGTCCGGTCGCTGACTTCGCCCGGAGCGGCGGCTATCAGGGTTGGCTGATCGTGGAGGCCGAGCAGGACCCGGACGCAGCGCCTCCGAGACCTGCTGTGGCGAGGGCATTCAACCATATCCTCGATCAACTGAGATAG